One window of the Primulina eburnea isolate SZY01 chromosome 18, ASM2296580v1, whole genome shotgun sequence genome contains the following:
- the LOC140820248 gene encoding uncharacterized protein, whose amino-acid sequence MFIKTKISAGMRGSVDQHNNVKELLKAIDEQFQSSDKALASTLILEFSSLRLTSVRGVREHIMKMRDIAARLKTLEVEMSETFLVHYILFTLPQQYGPFKISYNTHKDKWLINELMTMCVQEEGRLLMETSDNVFMTTQGKYKKQAKVKGKGKGIIPPQPDIKKESKCFFCKKTGHIKKDCNKFKDWLEKKGYAKPKEANRK is encoded by the exons ATGTTCATAAAGACCAAAATCTCTGCTGGTATGCGTGGTTCTGTCGATCAGCATAATAATGTCAAAGAATTACTGAAGGCTATTGATGAACAGTTTCAGTCTTCAGATAAAGCACTTGCTAGCACCCTAATCTTGGAATTCTCTTCATTAAGGCTCACCAGTGTGAGAGGTGTGCGAGAGCACATAATGAAAATGCGGGACATAGCGGCTCGGCTCAAGACACTTGAAGTGGAAATGTCTGAGACTTTTCTTGTGCATTACATTTTATTCACTCTTCCACAACAATATGGACCCTTCAAAATTTCCTACAACACACATAAGGATAAATGGTTAATCAATGAATTAATGACCATGTGTGTTCAAGAGGAAGGAAGGTTGTTAATGGAAACGAGTGATAATGTTTTTATGACTACACAAGGAAAGTACAAGAAGCAAGCCAAAGTCAAGGGAAAAGGGAAAGGAATAATTCCACCTCAACCTGATATTAAGAAAGAATCCAAGTGTTTCTTCTGTAAAAAGACGGGACACATAAAGAAGGATTGCAATAAATTTAAGGATTGGCTTGAAAAGAAAG GGTATGCAAAACCTAAGGAAGCCAATAGGAAATGA